In Helicobacter sp. 12S02232-10, the following proteins share a genomic window:
- a CDS encoding DUF2972 domain-containing protein: protein MIITKLQRLFHKIKNREFKKIVRSIAHRIPSSLKQRLPLPQTYSFLIIGTHGVGLHSLLYFISLCKSVPPPPDNKPKNVLPMPMHLLHPEYCNQQITFEVYWHLFKGNGYGKWGFTQDGYGANKTSYIKTHLNKKVPAVCLVRDPISALISHINYCVLRDMFHNEFDVHKNYIKNFLDDESFLNSTVCFEKNISQMADATSEVLYIDTKELMGESTINTMHKIAKFFDIVPPSDQEKLLIKVNDSFSRCFPYCFKVSNQKIMISSFEGIFDPKDPEVIYNKKDTRFYLNKAYISKQFPQRRLYISTEKPIRKTPEIIDEINKETEKYLQKVQNIQDYYNQYKLTENNVFEYLKSHPKTLTHLKKILKDQTDIIRKNAPHIFENWIYYQDFLKL, encoded by the coding sequence ATGATAATAACAAAATTGCAACGTCTTTTTCATAAAATCAAAAATAGAGAATTTAAAAAGATTGTACGTTCTATTGCACATAGGATTCCTTCATCCTTAAAGCAACGTTTGCCTCTCCCCCAGACATATTCTTTTTTAATCATAGGCACACACGGTGTAGGTTTGCACTCACTGCTATATTTTATTTCGCTCTGTAAATCTGTCCCCCCCCCCCCAGACAATAAACCTAAAAATGTCCTTCCTATGCCAATGCATCTTTTACACCCTGAATATTGCAACCAGCAGATTACCTTTGAAGTTTATTGGCATCTCTTCAAGGGTAATGGCTATGGAAAATGGGGTTTTACGCAAGATGGTTATGGTGCAAATAAAACATCTTACATAAAAACACATTTGAATAAAAAAGTTCCTGCCGTATGTTTAGTCAGAGATCCTATATCTGCATTGATATCCCATATTAATTATTGTGTCTTAAGGGATATGTTTCATAATGAATTTGATGTCCATAAAAACTACATAAAAAACTTTCTTGATGATGAATCTTTTTTAAACAGCACAGTGTGCTTTGAAAAAAATATCTCCCAAATGGCTGACGCCACGTCTGAAGTTCTCTATATAGATACAAAAGAGTTGATGGGAGAATCAACGATAAACACTATGCATAAAATTGCTAAATTCTTTGATATCGTTCCCCCATCCGATCAAGAAAAACTTTTGATTAAAGTCAATGACTCTTTCAGCAGGTGTTTTCCTTACTGCTTCAAGGTATCCAACCAAAAAATAATGATTTCAAGTTTTGAAGGAATTTTTGATCCCAAAGATCCAGAAGTCATTTACAACAAAAAAGATACTAGATTTTATCTGAATAAAGCCTATATATCAAAACAATTCCCACAAAGACGACTCTATATTTCTACTGAAAAACCCATTCGAAAAACCCCTGAAATAATTGATGAAATAAACAAGGAAACAGAAAAATATTTACAAAAAGTCCAAAATATTCAAGATTACTATAATCAATACAAACTTACCGAAAATAATGTATTTGAATATTTAAAATCCCATCCCAAAACTTTAACCCATCTCAAAAAAATTTTAAAAGACCAAACCGATATCATCAGAAAGAATGCCCCTCATATTTTTGAGAATTGGATATACTATCAAGACTTTTTAAAACTCTAA
- a CDS encoding adenylyl-sulfate kinase, translated as MKHGLIIWINGLAGSGKSTIGKNLYDKLKPTFSNLVYLDGDGFRELFGHFKHDKQSRIKVALKRADLCHFLASQGINVIATTISLFEEIYQYNRKKFNSYLEIYIQCDLDELIKRDQKNLYSQAIQKQIKNVVGIDIPYDTPSPDMIINNNRLDNLEEKTNQILHFIKEHQILPVKFL; from the coding sequence ATGAAACACGGGCTTATTATTTGGATAAACGGTCTTGCCGGGAGTGGCAAAAGCACTATAGGAAAAAATCTCTACGATAAATTGAAGCCAACTTTTTCCAACCTTGTGTATCTAGATGGCGATGGATTCAGAGAACTTTTTGGACATTTCAAACACGACAAACAATCTCGAATAAAAGTTGCGCTTAAACGAGCAGATCTTTGCCATTTTTTAGCATCTCAAGGAATTAATGTTATCGCAACAACCATATCTCTTTTTGAAGAAATTTATCAATACAATCGCAAAAAATTTAACTCCTACCTTGAAATCTATATACAATGTGATCTTGATGAGCTCATAAAAAGAGATCAAAAAAACCTATATTCTCAAGCCATCCAAAAACAAATCAAAAATGTCGTGGGTATAGATATCCCTTATGATACGCCTTCCCCAGATATGATTATCAACAATAACAGATTAGATAATCTTGAAGAAAAAACAAATCAAATACTTCATTTTATAAAAGAACATCAAATTCTTCCTGTAAAATTTTTATAA
- a CDS encoding FAD-dependent oxidoreductase has translation MSQKIAILGAGIAGISAAYHAQQKYPNDEVVIYEKESFWGGLCGGFELDSTLGKFWFDHFVHLSFASDPYVKDNFNRSATPILHTPDPINYYKNIQIKHPAQNNLYPLDPEIKVKIIKDMLKNVYEIPTEKREAKNFEQWLKFQYGDYFAEHFPMAYTRKYWTTEAKNLSVSWVGDRLYRPNIEEILYGAMSNNTPCTYYAKEQRYPKCGQYRSFFKLFANQCHILYNYEVSSIDMESKTLTFKTGDSKHFDKIISTLPLPSLPNLIVQCPKNIQEAKKDLFATSGAIVSLGFNKKIAVKNLWFYIYDEDILPSRVYSPSNKSPANAPKNCSSLQAEIYFSPLKPINALDSKLKKLSEEQIKKFFLEHTIEKFIKMGLCKESDIIAKDVRILPYANVIFTHQMEEKRQIIADYLSSIGLLSCGRFGEWDYFWSDQSFLSGKKAGQAI, from the coding sequence ATGAGTCAAAAAATTGCTATCTTGGGTGCTGGAATTGCTGGAATTTCTGCTGCATATCACGCACAACAAAAATATCCTAATGATGAAGTTGTCATTTATGAAAAGGAATCTTTTTGGGGAGGGCTATGTGGAGGATTTGAACTTGATTCAACATTGGGAAAATTTTGGTTCGATCATTTTGTACATCTTTCATTTGCTTCCGACCCTTATGTAAAAGACAACTTTAATCGTTCTGCAACCCCGATCCTACACACCCCTGATCCCATAAACTATTACAAAAATATTCAGATCAAGCATCCTGCTCAAAATAATCTCTATCCCCTTGATCCTGAAATAAAAGTAAAAATCATCAAAGATATGCTTAAAAATGTTTATGAAATCCCGACAGAAAAAAGAGAAGCAAAAAATTTTGAACAATGGCTAAAGTTCCAATATGGTGATTATTTTGCAGAACATTTTCCAATGGCTTATACCCGAAAATATTGGACGACAGAAGCAAAAAATCTTAGCGTTTCTTGGGTTGGGGATCGCCTTTATCGCCCAAATATTGAAGAAATTCTTTATGGAGCAATGAGCAATAATACACCTTGTACTTATTATGCCAAAGAACAAAGATACCCCAAATGCGGACAATATCGATCATTTTTTAAGCTCTTTGCAAACCAGTGCCATATTCTCTATAACTATGAAGTCAGCAGTATTGATATGGAATCAAAAACATTAACCTTCAAAACAGGAGATTCAAAACATTTTGACAAAATTATCTCCACTCTTCCTCTGCCCTCTTTGCCAAATTTAATTGTTCAATGCCCCAAGAATATTCAAGAAGCCAAAAAAGATTTGTTTGCAACTTCAGGAGCAATTGTTTCGCTTGGATTCAATAAAAAAATTGCAGTCAAAAACTTATGGTTTTATATTTATGATGAAGATATTTTACCCTCAAGAGTATATAGTCCCTCAAATAAAAGTCCCGCAAATGCTCCAAAAAACTGCAGCAGTCTGCAAGCCGAAATTTATTTTTCTCCATTAAAGCCTATCAATGCATTGGATAGCAAGCTAAAAAAACTATCCGAAGAACAAATAAAAAAATTCTTTTTAGAACATACAATAGAAAAATTCATTAAAATGGGATTGTGCAAAGAATCTGATATTATTGCCAAAGATGTAAGAATTCTTCCTTACGCCAATGTTATTTTTACCCACCAAATGGAAGAAAAACGTCAAATTATTGCAGATTATTTAAGCTCTATAGGATTACTTTCTTGTGGCAGGTTTGGAGAATGGGATTACTTTTGGAGCGATCAAAGCTTCCTTAGCGGAAAAAAAGCCGGACAAGCAATATAA